The following are encoded together in the Arvicanthis niloticus isolate mArvNil1 chromosome 9, mArvNil1.pat.X, whole genome shotgun sequence genome:
- the Gp9 gene encoding platelet glycoprotein IX, producing MASAHTRCVLTKASQPACWMTTWGLLFLLWPVTTGTQACPKPCTCQSLETMGLKVNCEGQGLTALPVLPPHTRQLLLANNSLRSVPPGAFDHMPQLWDLNVTHNPWHCDCSLTYLRLWLEDHTPEALLHVYCASPDLATRRPLGQLTGYELGSCGWKLPPSWAYSGMWWDVSLVAVAVLGLILLAGLLNAFTESWN from the exons ATGGCATCAGCCCACACAAGATGTGTCCTGACCAAGGCCTCGCAG CCTGCCTGCTGGATGACTACCTGGGGGCTCCTGTTTCTGCTCTGGCCTGTGACCACAGGTACTCAGGCTTGCCCCAAGCCCTGTACTTGCCAGTCCTTGGAAACCATGGGGTTAAAGGTGAACTGTGAGGGGCAAGGCCTTACAGCCCTGCCTGTGCTGCCACCCCACACTCGACAGCTCTTGTTGGCCAACAACAGCCTACGTTCAGTGCCACCAGGTGCCTTCGACCACATGCCTCAGCTGTGGGACCTCAATGTGACACACAACCCCTGGCACTGTGACTGCAGCCTCACCTACCTACGCCTCTGGCTGGAGGACCACACGCCCGAGGCCCTGCTACACGTGTACTGCGCCAGCCCTGACTTGGCCACCAGGCGCCCACTGGGCCAGCTGACAGGCTATGAGCTGGGCAGCTGTGGCTGGAAGCTGCCACCATCCTGGGCCTATTCAGGGATGTGGTGGGATGTGTCACTAGTGGCTGTGGCTGTGCTGGGCCTGATTCTGCTGGCTGGTCTATTGAATGCATTTACAGAGTCCTGGAACTGA